DNA sequence from the Tepidibacillus fermentans genome:
AAACAGCTTCTGCTACTTCTTTTGCATTTTCTGGTTCGACGCAAATCCCACCGCCTGATCGCTCAATCAGTCTTTGTGCTTCGCCTTCAACCGCAAGAATAATCGGAAGCTCGCTTGCCAATGCTTCAAACATTTTCGAAGGCAGTGCTCCCTTAAATAATTCTAACCGTTTTAAGGGAACAATGGTAGCATCCATTGAAGCAATAATTTTCGGCATTTTCTTCTTTTCTTGAAGCGGGATAAAGGAAATATTGGTTAATCCCATCTTATCCGCCTTTTCCATTAACCGTTTCTTTTCAGGACCTTCTCCGATCAGTAGAAATTGAATCTTCCTATTTTCCTTTAATAAATCGGCTGCTTCAAGAATGATGTCTAAACCTTGAGCAATTCCGATGATTCCTGCATATACAACGGCAAATTTATCAGAAATGTTCCATTCCTTTCGTAACTCTTCACTTCGATTTTCTGGAGTAAAGAACTTGGTATCGGTACCGTTGGTAAGGAGAAATGTATGCTTATAACCTCTACGTTCAATATCATCAATAATTCCTTGGGTTTGCCCCGTAATTAACTGACTCTTGCGATAGGAAAACTCCTCCAGCCAAGTGGACAAACGAATTAATAATTGATTTTTTAACACACCTAACTTCACCGCTGACTCTGGCCATAAATCAGAGACATTAAAAATAAATTTTGCCCGTTTTAGTTTACTTAGGATATAACCTGATGCTCCTAAAAATAAAGGAGGCGATTCCGTAATCACGATATCTTGTCTTCCCACAAGAAAACTTCCCAATAATACCGATGAAAAGGTAAAAGAAAAATAGTTCATCAACCGCGGAATAAACCCTGTATTCTTCGTGACATAAAGCCAGGTCCGAACCACTTTTATTCCTTCCATTTCTTCTTTATGTATGATTTTTCCTTTGTAGCCATCAAAGATCTCATACGCTGGATAATTGGGCAT
Encoded proteins:
- a CDS encoding glycosyltransferase family 4 protein encodes the protein MKILFLTQYFPPEVGAPQNRIYELAKLLVKRGHEVTVLTGMPNYPAYEIFDGYKGKIIHKEEMEGIKVVRTWLYVTKNTGFIPRLMNYFSFTFSSVLLGSFLVGRQDIVITESPPLFLGASGYILSKLKRAKFIFNVSDLWPESAVKLGVLKNQLLIRLSTWLEEFSYRKSQLITGQTQGIIDDIERRGYKHTFLLTNGTDTKFFTPENRSEELRKEWNISDKFAVVYAGIIGIAQGLDIILEAADLLKENRKIQFLLIGEGPEKKRLMEKADKMGLTNISFIPLQEKKKMPKIIASMDATIVPLKRLELFKGALPSKMFEALASELPIILAVEGEAQRLIERSGGGICVEPENAKEVAEAVLKLANHPDFAKQLGKNGRQFVKEYYDREVIVKRLEEKLIDLVKRGV